Genomic segment of Hydra vulgaris chromosome 11, alternate assembly HydraT2T_AEP:
ttttttttttttgcataaaatgaataaataatgcaaaaacatacaatttaattttaattttgaaaaaaaaaaaattttcattgtttcAAATTGGTGACTTAAAACctccttttatataaaaaacaaacataagttttgttttgttctttttaaaggtatttacttgtttgtattttcttaaagaattacttttaattttatagtttttatattattttgttaggtaataaataataaaaataattaatatggaGAAATGTGACATTGGAAAAAGTCTTAACATTCATTGCCACAAAACTGGATTTTCAAGAAAACAAggttttgttcaatttaaagatCTTCCTTGtgaaaaacaagaagaaataatatggcgagcaaatttaaaggaaaaatatagttcaataagatttattatttgttatcatGAGCAAttctatggaaaatattttgagagaaaaattacaaagtgTTGCAATCCTTTTGGAACACAcaaggaaagtaaaaaaattgctataaaaggtAATCTTACCTTATTTACAACAGAATTgatatggaaattaaaagaaaacaatttattatttataaaatgtttgataatttcagttattttaaccacgtaaaactaaatttgttttttaggtaaTATAAAGATTTCCATAGACATGgcaaactatttgcaaaaaaataatgtttatgtaaCCCCAGGTTGGAAATTCTGcagtaaatgttacaaaaaagcaatagaaactgatgaagatttaaattcaCAGGAGGAATGGGAATCcaaaagtgagaaaaaaattaagttagataCCACTATAGAATTGCTTGGAATTTCACCAGTCAAactaaaaagtctttcaaaacacAGCGAATTGCCTgtagcaaaacaaaagtttgagaaCACTATTGACAGAGTTGCAAAAATGGTCTCATTagcatataatattaaagaaacttttttaacaacagaaataaaaagccccattttaaacaacaacattaacaatgACCATGATCTAGACATTTTaatgtatgaaataaaaaataaaatttcagagaCTGACTCTTATTGCCATAAGGTGCAAATGTTAACACTCGCACCAAAATCATGGACATGTAAAAAGATATCAAGCTACTTTGAAGTGTCTGAGTATCTTGTTCGAAcagcaagaaaagttaaaaatgagaaTGGAATTCTATCATTACCCGgaaaaaaaactggaaaccCACTTTCACCAGAAACAGTTAATTTAGtgattaacttttatcaaagtgatgaattttcaagaatgatgccaggaaaaaaagattatgtaagtattaagaaaaaccaacatgttcaaaaaagattattgctaCTCAATCTTAATGAATTAcatgttgcatttaaaaaagactacCTTAACGTCAAAGTcagtttgtcaaaattttgtaCTCTTAAacctaaatggtgtattacaACTAATGCGTTTTAATTGTTTGCTCTCTTGAAAATGCAGAATGTATGTTGCATCGATGTAACCAATGCCCTGGTATTGaagtgttaaaaagttttttagtgcaGGAGTTTATGGACCATGAGCATGAAGAAGATGTAGTATTTAAGCAATGGCAGAGTACCGATCGTACAACACTACTTTCACAGTCATTGCCACTAGatgaatttaatgatttattatgtGACAGCATTGACAACCTTACCACTCATTCATATATTGCAAAAACACAAAGTagatacttaaaaaactgtaaagaaaatcttaaccAAAATGAATGCTTAATTTTAGGAGATTTTGCTGAAAACTATCAATATGTTGTTCAGGATGAGGTTCAAAGTTATCACTGGAGCAAAAGTCAATGCTCACTTTATACaattgtactttattttatagagaaCAAACTTCtcaaacataaatctttttgttacctTTCAGAAGATGTTGATCATGACACAGGAGTTATTTACAAGACTCAGGAAGATATAACtagatatatcaaagaaaatctacCTGATGTATCAAGTGTGAAATACTTTTCCGATGGTTGTGcagcacaatttaaaaattttaaaaattttatcaatctttGTCATCACAgtaaagactttgatttaaatgctGAATGAGTATTTTTTGCTACCAGTCATGGTAAATCCCCctgtgatggtattggtgggactgttaaaagagtagtatgtcaagaaagtctaaaacaaataactactgGGCAGCTTTTAgatgataatttaatttactcCTTTTGTAAAGCCAAGATAAATGGAATTTATTctaagttattttcaaaagaagaaaTTGATCAAACACGAgcacaattagaaaaaagatatttaagtGGAAGGACAGTTCCTGGCACAAGGATGTATCATCATTTTATTCCAATTGCTCCAAAtactataagttataaaaaaataagtactgATGCATGCactgaaatatttaatatcattccaaaaagcaaacattatgtagctatttcattaaaatttatgacttaaaatcgtaaaaagatctttgaaataaGAGGTAAGTATTTATCGATTTAAAGTAACGCAAATAAACTGTTTCTCAAacttaaactgaaaaaatatgtttttaaaatgtattttaacaatcaactattatttattcattttatgtaaaaaaaaaaaaaaaaaaaaaaatctagggaGATGGGGGGCGGAGTGGGGGCCTCCCGTGGGAGAGGAGGGCGTCTTCCTTGGCCCATGACTATAAATATCCTaaactagtcaataaataacactatttgatgttttattcaaataaatgttttaaaaaatattttaattgcttttgttacaaaatttaaatttttccaaaaagacaccatttttaaatgcaaattttgatcatgtattagagagacaattgatgaatctaatttttttcagtagacctaagatgaaataatgatatacaattaaactttttactcgggattttgggccacagtctttattttacctccaaaaatcactaatttacaagtcaataattttgaacaaaattggacAAATGAGGCATTTCTTGAGATAATCGAGTCTTAAGAGTGCTATTTTTGGATTTCTCAAGTTAAAATCTATTAGAgtaccaaattttaggaaacttccccaagccattatgaagatactgtatgtcaaagttgctttgtagtcgcttcagaaaatcactaaaatgctgagtcagcattatttcaagTGACGATATCTCTGGAACCCATtggtatttttaactaaaattttcacagttattatttttttgatatggactgcaagtggtgtaaaaaaaaacaaattctgagACGTAAGGGtgtcgaaaatttttttttttggatgatttcatatatttttaccgTTAAGAAAGttcttttcacaaatgtaattAAAATCTTCTGTTTCTTATTAATTCAATGTTATGTAAAATTCTTATCACATAAGTTCTAATTAATATAAcatgaaaaaatctttattaaaaatagtttaataaactacttaatacaaaaaaatttattttcctaaTCTAACACTATAAGTTTTTAATAGAGTTTCTTAAGtttgttacttattttattcataatcaAATGGAATTCCATCACATTCAAGTGCAATTGAATGGAATTCCATTCAATTGCACTTAAATATTGTAATCACTGTACTTATGAACACAAAAGTATGTAATCTAAAACTCTATATCTAAATACTAcaacttaattcaaaaaaattaataaagcatCAACACTATAAATAACATACTTAATTGAGAATTGTATATTCAGAAACAAAGACGACAAAAACAAGGACTTTCATAATaccattttttgatattaaaaaagacGACAAAAACAATGACTTTCATAACACcattgtttaacaaattttagtCTATCTTACTGTTTTTCACACTAAAAAAACAGTAAGATAGACTAAAATAAAGTTCCAAatcatttgttaataaaatatcagctcaacagtttaattttattttctttaatttttaaattttttttctataaactcaACATCTCGTTTAGtttcaatacttttaattttaaatccaaTACTTTTCTTAACATAACTCGCACCATTTTTCTCTCTGCAAGTTTCATACACTTGGTAACCTTGTTTTCCATCATTAAAATAGCTTTTTCTGCAATCTTGACTTTTTAATTTAGCTTTTCAATGTCAACTTTGCATTAGTTTTTATTCCTGCTCTGTTTTCTCtttcttctttatatattttttatatattgttatagcATTATCCAATTCAATTATTCATTTCAATTCTAACTTATAATGGAAATTCATGACCGACACGCaaggtctaaaaaaaaatgaaattaaaatacgAAGCTTAACATCATATGCTCAGAGCGGAAATAGAACCAGGAACTTATGGTTTATCAGGCCGACGCTCTAACCGATTAAGCTATAGATGTTGTTGCTGATACagaataataaacattaaaaatataataaaattaacaacaaaattaaatgacaatgaaataaaatagtGTACAAACAAAACAAGGACTAAgtaattaaatatgtatatatttacacacacatacgtgtacacacacacacacacacatttgttttgaacatatttttacaATGACAACACTATTGAGCGGTTTAGAGTGAAGTTAGTTGCATTATTGCAGAAGATGTAACATTTTAGCACGTGTTGTACTG
This window contains:
- the LOC136087436 gene encoding uncharacterized protein LOC136087436 → MEKCDIGKSLNIHCHKTGFSRKQGFVQFKDLPCEKQEEIIWRANLKEKYSSIRFIICYHEQFYGKYFERKITKCCNPFGTHKESKKIAIKGNIKISIDMANYLQKNNVYVTPGWKFCSKCYKKAIETDEDLNSQEEWESKSEKKIKLDTTIELLGISPVKLKSLSKHSELPVAKQKFENTIDRVAKMVSLAYNIKETFLTTEIKSPILNNNINNDHDLDILMYEIKNKISETDSYCHKVQMLTLAPKSWTCKKISSYFEVSEYLVRTARKVKNENGILSLPGKKTGNPLSPETVNLVINFYQSDEFSRMMPGKKDYVSIKKNQHVQKRLLLLNLNELHVAFKKDYLNVKVSLSKFCTLKPKWCITTNAF